The DNA segment ATATTCAATCGAAGAATCATCATGGTCGGCGTGAAAAAAGGAATCAATGATAGGGTCGTAGCCAGAGTGGAATCCGGTTCCTGGACAACATTCATGGCAATCAGGACCGGCAGCAACAATATCATGGTAATCGGGAAAATGAAATTCTGAGCCTCTTTGTCGGAATTGACTATCGATCCGATGAAAGCAAAAAGGGTTGAAAACAGCAAATACCCCAGAATTAAGTAAATAACAAAATAGACAATCAGAACCGGATTAAAAATGACTCCGGATATATCGGCATTAATATTCAATGTGCCTTTGAAATTATAAATGACCGCCCCGATTAAAATCCAGATTCCCAGCTGGGTCAGGCTGGCCAGGCCCATCCCGATTATTTTTCCGGCCATCAACTGAAACGGTGAAATGGAAGAAACCAGGACTTCGATTATCCGGGAATTTTTCTCCTCGATAACGGCCCGCATTAAAATCTGACCATAACCTATCACGGTCATGAAAATGATCATGACAAACACAATCCCGGCCAAATAGAGTGTCAGAAAATCTCTTTTCTTCCCCCCCGGCGCCTCCATGGTAAATTCAACACTACGAGCCAGGTGTAAAACCGAATCCACGGCCAGATTGATATTCGATTTTTCCAGTCTTCGGCCTGCCAGAATCCTGGAAATACCCCGATCGAGACGAGAACCGGTCACAAACCCGAAAGACTTGGCCACCATAATGCATGAATCATTATTCTCAATCCCCCGATTCAGAACAAGGTACATCTTCAACTCTTTGGCATTAATCAGAGAATCAAGCTCCCGCCGAATCGAGGCTATTCCGGAGGAATCTTGGGGATCAGCGTAATAGATCTCCCTGACATCATATGCCGGTCTGCCATCATCGATTTTATATTCGGCCAATACTTCTCGAAATCTCTCCCCTATTCCCTGATTATCTAAATCTATAATGGCGATGTTTTCGGTACTGCTTGATTTTTTCTGCGCCAGAAGAGCCGGTAAAATGGTTACCATAATCATGAATATCGGGGTAAGAAAAATACCGACCAGGAATGATTTTTTCTTAACCACCTGAGCATATTCACGGGAGATAACAATCCACAACTTGGACATCACTTCTCCTCCGGCTCGGGAAATTCTCCTGGTTTTCCTCCAGCCACATCGATAAAAATATTGTACAGCGATGGTTCCATAATTTCGTATCGTCTGATTTTAACGCGGCCGGATATTTCATTTAAAATTTGTTGAGAATCGGCCTTATCATCCAGTTTTAATTCGATATAATTGTTGAACTCGATAACCCTATCGACTCCCGTGATATTCGAAACAAAGCCGCCATCACCTTCAATTTCAATCTGAATGGAATTAGTCCCGAATCTGGATTTAACATCCGCCAGCCGACCATCAAGTACCTTCCTGCCACCGTTGATCAAGCAGATATAATCACACAACTTCTCGGCCTGCTCCATCACATGGGTGGAGAAGAGAATTGTAGTACCATTACGCTTTTCCTCAAGGAGAATATCCTTAATAAGTTCGATATTGATTGGGTCGAGCCCGGAAAACAGCTCGTCGAGAATAATTAGCCGGGGCTGATGAATCATGGTGGTGATAAACTGCAGCTTTTGCTGCATCCCTTTGGAAAGTTCCTCGACCTTCTTTTCCTTATACTCCAGTAGTGACATTTTCTCGAGCCAGGAATCGATCGACTCCATGATTTTTTTTCGAGGAAAACCTTTTAATTGAGCGAAAAAAGTGATAACCTCGATCAGGCTCATTTTTTTATATAGCCCCCGCTCCTCGGGTAAATAGCCAACCATATTTTGAAAATCGGCGCCGATTTTATGGCTATCGATTAATATTCGCCCGGAATCGGGCGCAATTATATCCATAATCATTCTAATGGTGGTAGTTTTACCGGCCCCGTTGGGTCCGATAATGCCGTAAATTGAACCGCGGGAAACCGACAGGCTTAGATTATCGACCGCCATCTTGCCATCATAGGCTTTGCTAATATTTTCCAAACGTAGATATTCGCCCATATAGCCTCAATAGATGGCAATAATCCGAAATATTTCCAGTCCGGTCAACAAAAATCTAAGACTCGAAAAGTTGTATCATCTCCCGGGCGTTCTTGACGGCCTGTCCCAGGTGGCAGTTGTTGAAGAAAATAAAAACCTTTCCCGCCTTGCCCTCCAGCTTGCTTATTTTCTCTTTCCATTCCCGAAGTTCTTCGGGGCTGTAATTATAATCATAACGAAGCGGTCCGCCCGTCCACCATTTTTCCGCATTGCGTCCATGTAAACGGATATAGGCGGTATCGGTGGTGTTAAAGAGATCCTGTTTGAGCATACCCTTCAACTGCGGCTCATCAACCGCCACATAACCGATCTCCCCGGCCTTGAAGGTATCATACATCACCCGGTTAACCCAGCTGTCGTGGCGAAATTCGACAAATAGCGAATATGGTTTCAAGCGTTCCCGACAATCGGTGATATAAGCCAGATTATCGGGCGAATATTTGAAAGAGAAGGGAAACTGGGCCAGCAGGCCCTTTAACTTACCGGCTTCAGCTATCGGACGAATGCTGTCGTTAAAGGCTGGAATGGCTTTCTCGATATCCTGCCGACGATGAGTCAGGGTATCCGGAGTTTTGATTATAAATTCGAAATTGGCCGGGGTCTTTTTTTCGATATTGGCCATGACAGCTGGATGCGGGATACGATAGTAAGTCGAATTGATTTCTACGGTGTTAAAATGCCGGACATAAAAATCGAGCATTTTACCTTTTTTGATATCGGGCGGATAAAATTCTCCTTTCCAGTCATCAAAGCTGTATCCCGATGTGCCAATCTTTATTTCCATAATATTCCCGACCAAAATCTATTATCATTTTGGTTTTTTACTTTCCTGAAAACGGACCCGGCCGCATCGGGGACAAATCCATTTACGCTGTTTATGAAACGAACGTTTCTGCTCGACCATCTTTATTTTGCATTTGGGACAAATCATGACAGTATATGCAGGAAATCGGTCAGCAGGAAATCTATCCGTCCGATGAAAGTCGACATCCGCGACATGACCGTATATCCAAAAGTGGCCCCGAAGAAAATCATCAGGAAGTAAGTGCCCAGTTTGGCCAGTTTTCCCATTGGACCTTTATGTTCACGGCTGAAATAGAAATAAGCCAGAGTCGCGATCAATCCAATCATAACCACCAGCGCCTCGAAATTAAATCCGCCCTCATCCCAAAGAGGCATCACCGTGGCCGACATCTGCTTGAGAGTCCGGGCATAAAGCATGGCCGGAATCGCTACCCCGGCCCCGGTCCCGATCATGAAGGCAATCGGAATTCTCGACAACCATGATGATTTTCCGGTGAAACGCGAAAACATCAGAAGCCCCAGGACCAGGGGAATAATCAGCCACAAGTGTCCATCCTGAAACAGCGGCACCAGGAGAAGTCCAACTACCGCTTTCTGCCAGTTGATAACCAGGATATAACCGATTGATAGGCCGATCAGCCATGATTCAGCCGCCCGGTAAAACGGGTTATCGCGATATAAGAACGAATATATAGCCAAAGTCAGAATACCGGCAATGAGAACACCCATTTCCACTGTCAGCCTCTCCCCTTCCGCATCCTGAAATAAACAATATTACCGATTATGATCATGGCAATCACATATATATGAGCCGAGGTCTGGGCCAGAATCCCGCGATTCCCGGCCGCGCGCGTCCCCAGCAGGATTTCATACTCGGCCGCCCCGACCAGTCCCCCAACCACCGAATAGAGTTGACCTGAGGCCAGATAGGGATCGTACGAGGTTATCATGGCCGAAGTAATCCCACCCATTATTTTCTGATGATAGCGGGCCCCGGCGTATTCCACCCACTGGGTGGTCCGATCACCATCGGCAATGGAGATGACCATATCGATATCATCATAATTATCGACTGCCCGCATCATGGGGATGGTATCAACTCTGTTGCCGAGATAATCGAGTGGAAAGGCATGGCTGATCGATTCACCCATGGCCAGAAAAACCGAAATATGTTGCGGACGGAAACCAAGGAAGACATAATCACGACCGTATTCCCGGCCATACTCCTGAGCCGTTTTTGTCATCAGCATATAACCGATGGCGGTTCCCTCGGCAAAGGTGGACAGGCCGATAATTTTGAGATTTTTCCTGATAGCGTGACGTAACATGGCCAGCGCAATCGGTTTTATCTCAGGCAGCGACGAAGCCTCATGATCGAAACAGAACATGACCACCGTGGATTCCGGGAGAGACTCAATATAATCATATGATTTCTGTACCAGAGGCGATGGTTTAGTATCAAGATCAATCCGAATAATATATGAAATAATAATAACCAGGGCCAATCCCGCGAAAATAATCCATCTGATCTTAAGTCGATTCATCACTCACCGCTCAAATAAGTTCGTTCGATTCCCAGGATAACCCGCAGAGCTGTGGTCATGGAACCCAGACCGATTCCGATCAGGATGGCCCTCCGGGCGGCCA comes from the Candidatus Zixiibacteriota bacterium genome and includes:
- a CDS encoding ABC transporter permease, coding for MSKLWIVISREYAQVVKKKSFLVGIFLTPIFMIMVTILPALLAQKKSSSTENIAIIDLDNQGIGERFREVLAEYKIDDGRPAYDVREIYYADPQDSSGIASIRRELDSLINAKELKMYLVLNRGIENNDSCIMVAKSFGFVTGSRLDRGISRILAGRRLEKSNINLAVDSVLHLARSVEFTMEAPGGKKRDFLTLYLAGIVFVMIIFMTVIGYGQILMRAVIEEKNSRIIEVLVSSISPFQLMAGKIIGMGLASLTQLGIWILIGAVIYNFKGTLNINADISGVIFNPVLIVYFVIYLILGYLLFSTLFAFIGSIVNSDKEAQNFIFPITMILLLPVLIAMNVVQEPDSTLATTLSLIPFFTPTMMILRLNIIGVDHFSFSEPIIFQATLGVILTIITILIVTWITSRVFRIGILMYGKRPTLPEILRWMRYK
- a CDS encoding ATP-binding cassette domain-containing protein, encoding MGEYLRLENISKAYDGKMAVDNLSLSVSRGSIYGIIGPNGAGKTTTIRMIMDIIAPDSGRILIDSHKIGADFQNMVGYLPEERGLYKKMSLIEVITFFAQLKGFPRKKIMESIDSWLEKMSLLEYKEKKVEELSKGMQQKLQFITTMIHQPRLIILDELFSGLDPINIELIKDILLEEKRNGTTILFSTHVMEQAEKLCDYICLINGGRKVLDGRLADVKSRFGTNSIQIEIEGDGGFVSNITGVDRVIEFNNYIELKLDDKADSQQILNEISGRVKIRRYEIMEPSLYNIFIDVAGGKPGEFPEPEEK
- a CDS encoding DUF72 domain-containing protein — its product is MEIKIGTSGYSFDDWKGEFYPPDIKKGKMLDFYVRHFNTVEINSTYYRIPHPAVMANIEKKTPANFEFIIKTPDTLTHRRQDIEKAIPAFNDSIRPIAEAGKLKGLLAQFPFSFKYSPDNLAYITDCRERLKPYSLFVEFRHDSWVNRVMYDTFKAGEIGYVAVDEPQLKGMLKQDLFNTTDTAYIRLHGRNAEKWWTGGPLRYDYNYSPEELREWKEKISKLEGKAGKVFIFFNNCHLGQAVKNAREMIQLFES